The following coding sequences lie in one Gorilla gorilla gorilla isolate KB3781 chromosome 5, NHGRI_mGorGor1-v2.1_pri, whole genome shotgun sequence genomic window:
- the LOC129534058 gene encoding small ribosomal subunit protein uS5-like encodes MADDAGAVGGPGGPGGPGMGNRGGFRGGFSSGIRGRGRSRGRGRGRGRGARGGKAKDKEWMPVIKLGCLVKDMKIKSLEEIYLFSLPIKESEIIDFFLGASLKDEILKIMPVQKQTRAGQRTRFKAFVAIGDYSGHVGLGVKCSKEVATAIRGAIILAKLSIVPMHRGYWGNKIGKPHTVPCKVTGRCGSVLVRLIPAPRGTGIVSAPVPKKLLMMAGIDDCYTSARGCTATLGNFAKATFDAISKTYSYLTPDLWKETVFTKSPYQEFTDHLVKTHTRVSVHQTQAPAVATT; translated from the coding sequence ATGGCGGATGACGCCGGTGCAGTGGGGGGGCCTGGAGGCCCTGGTGGCCCTGGGATGGGGAACCGCGGTGGCTTCCGCGGAGGTTTCAGCAGTGGCATCCGGGGCCGGGGTCGCAGCCGTGGACGGGGCCGGGGCCGAGGCCGCGGAGCTCGCGGAGGCAAGGCCAAAGATAAGGAGTGGATGCCCGTCATCAAGCTGGGCTGCTTGGTCAAGGACATGAAGATCAAGTCCCTGGAGGAGATCTATCTCTTCTCCCTGCCCATTAAGGAATCAGAGATCATTGACTTTTTCCTGGGGGCTTCTCTCAAGGATGAGATTTTGAAGATTATGCCAGTGCAGAAGCAGACCCGTGCTGGCCAGCGCACCAGGTTCAAGGCGTTTGTTGCTATCGGGGACTACAGTGGCCACGTCGGTCTGGGTGTTAAGTGCTCCAAGGAGGTGGCCACCGCCATCCGTGGGGCCATCATCCTGGCCAAGCTCTCCATTGTCCCCATGCACAGAGGCTACTGGGGGAACAAGATCGGCAAGCCCCACACCGTCCCTTGCAAGGTGACAGGCCGCTGTGGCTCTGTGCTGGTGCGCCTCATCCCTGCACCCAGGGGCACTGGCATCGTCTCCGCACCTGTGCCCAAGAAGCTGCTCATGATGGCTGGTATCGATGACTGCTACACCTCAGCCCGGGGCTGCACTGCCACCCTGGGCAACTTCGCCAAGGCCACCTTTGATGCCATTTCTAAGACCTACAGCTACCTGACCCCCGACCTCTGGAAGGAGACTGTATTTACCAAGTCTCCCTATCAGGAATTCACTGACCACCTTGTCAAGACCCACACCAGAGTCTCTGTGCATCAGACCcaggctccagctgtggctacaaCATAG